One genomic region from Cryptococcus deuterogattii R265 chromosome 7, complete sequence encodes:
- a CDS encoding histone-lysine N-methyltransferase H3 lysine-36 specific yields MGDVIEDTKPTLDDLWAEDENQKPETPPIPPSRSPSPKHEHKSPFPGSTSPPSASPIGEEDLKPRTARASSSTSKTKSRKASPEVFKPVLIDDLPTAWDEAHETFEALEKCVYERKDIGLSKENDEMMVCECVYNRHDPDADPCGPDSDCINRALYIECIAGECRAGKHCHNQQFSKKQYANVDVVLTEKKGYGLRASSIIPANTLIYEYIGEVVAEKTFRKRMQQYADEGIRHFYFMMLQKEEYIDATKKGGIGRFANHSCNPNCEVQKWVVGRRLRMGIFTKRDVVKGEEITFNYNVDRYGHDAQTCYCGEPNCVGTIGGKTQTDISTMNDLFLDALGITDEVEAMGMKGSKKKKSRQLDEDFVPILRPIGAHEVQKVAAAIRQSMENKKMMSRLLQRIQMTDDGAMHRQLMRMHGFSLMYMVLTELADDKEIVLLALESMNKWKLQIRNKIEDSNIEEPVKMLGQSEDETICGLAKQLIEYWSTLELSYKIPRVSKIASLDADDEAGTQTIAEANVVSAARRPDAWENTQEIKIDIAPVRPRTLPVSRPRPPPPPPPPVKRPALNSMTSTDRLKLDAIIAMAEQTVQAQAAAAAVEATASPQAGSSRSGSRPAEDEERRKRQKRTHMTEEELAEQKERRLRKLIGAVVVKSMNKYKDMIEHDTFKKYARECTDTLVKKEKKSPSYQGAKYPSLSDDKKAKIKSFTKDYTHKILKHLKEKGKLLNPKSSSSLRTSKNDPNHAASSSTNGDTPSISTPSQGGVSLEAAQSLRDGELMDDIFGADEDMAMDLDEDTSQMQEEHPVSPSVPPATPPLPPVRIEVADSSSTPASQ; encoded by the exons ATGGGCGACGTTATCGAAGATACAAAACCAACTTTAGATGACCTCTgggcagaggatgagaatcAGAAGCCCGAAACGCCGCCTATACCGCCATCAAGGTCTCCATCCCCCAAGCATGAGCACAAATCCCCATTTCCTGGATCGACATCCCCTCCTTCAGCATCCCCCAtaggtgaagaagatcttAAACCTCGTACCGCCAGGGCATCGTCTTCAACGTCTAAGACAAAGAGCAGAAAGGCTTCCCCAGAGGTGTTTAAGCCTGTGCTTATAGACGATCTTCCGACAGCGTGGGATGAGGCTCATGAGACGTTCGAAGCGCTGGAGAAGTGCGTGTATGAGAGGAAAGATATTGGGCTGAGTAAGGAGAACGATGAGATGATGGTGTGCGAGTGTGTCTATAATAGAC ATGACCCAGACGCTGACCCTTGTGGACCCGATTCCGATTGCATCAACCGTGCATTGTATATCGAGTGTATCGCGGGGGAATGTAGAGCGGGCAAACACTGTCATAATCAGCA ATTCTCAAAGAAGCAGTATGCTAATGTGGATGTGGTCCTTACGGAGAAAAAGGGCTACGGACTGAGAGCGAGCTCGATCATTCCAGC GAATACGCTCATCTATGAGTATATTGGTGAAGTGGTGGCGGAGAAGACATTCAGAAAGAGAATGCAGCAGTATGCTGATGAAGGCATACGGCATTTCTACTTTATGATGCttcagaaagaagag TACATCGATGCAACCAAGAAGGGCGGCATAGGTAGATTCGCTAATCACTCCTGTAACCCCAATTGTGAAGTTCAAAAATGGGTGGTGGGACGTAGATTGCGGATGGGTATTTTCACGAAGAGAGATGTAGTCAAAGGGGAGGAGATTACTTTTAACTATAATGTCGACCGATATGG CCATGATGCCCAAACTTGTTACTGTGGAGAGCCAAATTGTGTCGGAACCATTGGTGGAAAGACTCAGACCGATATCAGTACCATGAACGATCTGTTTTTGGATG CTTTGGGTATCACGGATGAAGTCGAGGCTATGGGTATGAAAggcagcaagaagaagaagtcaagACAACTGGACGAAGACTTTGTT CCTATTCTTCGACCCATTGGTGCCCACGAGGTCCAGAAAgttgctgctgccattCGCCAGTCTATGGAGAATAaaaagatgatgtcgaGGTTATTACAACGTATCCAG ATGACCGATGACGGCGCAATGCACCGACAGCTTATGAGGATGCACGGTTTCAGTCTCATGTACATGGTGTTGACTGAGCTGGCGGACGACAAGGAAATCGTGCTTCTT GCTCTTGAAAGTATGAACAAGTGGAAACTTCAGATACGTAACAAGATAGAAGATTCCAATATTGAAGAGCCTGTCAAAATGCTTGGCCAGAGCGAAGATGAAACAATATGCGGCTTGGCTAAGCAGCTTATCGAGTATTGGTCTACTCTCGAGCTTTCTTATAAGATCCCTCGTGTCTCCAAAATTGCATCT CTTGATGCCGATGACGAAGCGGGTACACAGACCATTGCTGAAGCCAACGTCGTATCTGCAGCCCGTCGTCCTGACGCTTGGGAGAACACTcaagaaatcaaaatcGATATTGCTCCGGTCCGTCCTCGGACTCTGCCCGTCTCACgtcctcgccctcctccaccaccacctcccccTGTTAAGAGGCCTGCTCTCAATTCAATGACCTCCACTGATCGTCTAAAACTCGATGCAATTATCGCTATGGCAGAGCAGACTGtccaagctcaagcagCTGCCGCGGCTGTGGAAGCGACAGCTTCTCCCCAAGCAGGCTCAAGTAGGTCCGGAAGCCGACCTgcggaagacgaggaaagaagaaagaggcagAAAAGAACGCATatgacagaggaagagctaGCGgaacagaaggagaggagattaAGGAAGCTCATCGGTGCGGTTGTCGTCAAGTCAATGAACAAATACAAGGATATGATTGAGCATGATACTTTCAAAAAGTATGCCAGAGAA TGCACCGATACCctggtcaagaaggagaagaaaagtcCTTCTTATCAAGGCGCCAAGTACCCTTCACTATCTGACGATAAGAAAGCCAAAATCAAGTCGTTTACCAAAGACTACACTCACAAAATCCTTAAACAtctcaaggaaaagggcaaaCTTCTCAATCCTAAGAGCTCCTCATCCCTGAGAACTAGTAAGAACGACCCCAACCACgctgcatcatcatctaccaACGGCGATACTCCCAGCATATCTACTCCCTCACAGGGTGGTGTATCCTTGGAAGCCGCCCAAAGTCTTCGAGATGGAGAGTTGATGGATGACATCTTTGGCGCTGATGAAGATATGGCGATGGACCTTGACGAAGACACATCTCAAATGCAAGAGGAACACCCTGTGTCCCCTTCAGTTCCTCCCGCTACACCTCCTTTACCGCCTGTCCGCATTGAAGTTGCAGATAGTAGCTCAACACCTGCATCGCAATAG
- a CDS encoding DIL and ankyrin domain-containing protein produces the protein MSNPPTPTLASLITSHIPSPSSLSMSTFGASSQVGYGGETPHMLRRAIMQGEDVPESPVIDRDAETDSPDVHGDHGVFAGPSRSFRKAPTLLFLNDPSPQTILPLLEEEEVAQELCENDDEDRELRTTLILRHALQWGIERGDVELVNWLVSLNGRWQSILDREIQDLEDEEGWGIICMAIHHSCGRQDREEIVRAAVSRWSVSAGPRGGRDRRGWTPLHLAVLVSTPPLISFLLSHGASPHLLTNRGLTPLDLVADIPGREAITLFLEHAISVPHPSSPLTSTIFIPKLPPARQKMLRKRRRRARGHLEKMEEQERKEKIRIEKAKWIVEKLRVVEVPPELVFGKDEDAKRNKEDMGGSGLEEDDVNNEEDDDAEEEDEMNPSSIANMLVFSLVNLPEIFDILISNYEPVSQPLSKRTLPANVLCYYARFAYHMCEETWLETLIEGAIERIEEGVYENMENLAYLAFWAYNSCVLLHHLRADEALQEACDELGLLAILEELINAIHVFVIRIAERRIDTVLDAAILDYETLDNFNDIRFEGEWSLFRSFVSKKKRDTPKVNSNIFAGVNGSPGGMSDAPASPIGSTGLKAPNRPQSMGDLKTVSNGRLVIHEPSANLDNNSGPACITEILSGVLVVLRLYEVNPALIVQTFSQIYFWIACELFNRILTRRKYLCRSKALQIRVNLTFLDDWVRVNGLPAQTSARHFAPVSQLLQWLQCLSQITEFDTLIGTMQNMKAINPLQMRRAVREYRYEVNEGRMSDECAQYLAQLQKDWEKRRVQLSMQEAERRRSACEWSEGTYGPGMSGSSGYEESAMLLDALFDGSTTLADFVPHSAPESLGELLDSRYMLPFLLPENNIYLIATPPTDAAYANLHIPSSSPFVTDAPTKRPLSHASYSSSRAMGYKIPNIGRLRDLPPDFFKWMKEKETELKLGRELLRVEKRAAPALSHPLGTSQKAKDTTPVRPPPEDKTNLTPTLTPTPTSNRRKSGALAPLLPVEGAELSTTLSMLYPSTPTKLGAGLPSPGLRSSASMNELREKKPAERPFEDIQEEASSHIKPESYEMRMRTEMLRENSGESVSSSGSKLSNGSAASGGSGTKRWWRMSKGGEIPSSGVND, from the exons ATGTCAAACCCCCCAACACCAACACTCGCTTCCCTTATCACATCTCATATACCGTCTCCATCAAGTTTAAGCATGTCGACCTTTGGCGCTAGCTCACAGGTTGGATATGGCGGAGAAACACCTCATATGCTGCGAAGGGCAATAATGCAAGGCGAAGATGTCCCAGAATCCCCAGTTATAGATCGAGATGCCGAGACGGATTCTCCAGATGTGCACGGTGACCATGGGGTGTTTGCAGG TCCAAGTAGATCTTTTAGGAAAGCTCCTACACTTCTGTTTCTGAACgatccatctcctcaaacCATATTACCATTattagaagaagaagaggtcgCTCAAGAGCTTTGTGAaaatgacgatgaggatagAGAGCTTCGGACAACTCTGATACTCCGACATGCATTACAATGGGGTATTGAGCGGGGAGATGTTGAGTTAGTCAACTGGTTGGTTTCTCTCAATGGCCGATGG CAAAGTATACTAGACCGTGAGATACAAGATttagaggatgaagaaggctgggGAATAATCTGTATGGCTATACATCACAGTTGTGGTCGACAAGATAGAGAGGAGATCGTTCGGGCCGCAGTGAGTAGGTGGAGCGTCAGCGCAGGGCCCCGAGGTGGTCGTGATCGTC GTGGCTGGACACCCTTGCATTTAGCTGTACTTGTCTCAACGCCTCCATtaatctccttccttttgaGCCATGGCGCTTCACCACACCTCTTGACAAATCGCGGCCTCACCCCTCTCGATCTCGTTGCAGACATACCAGGCCGCGAAGCCATAACCCTATTTCTGGAACATGCCATTTCCGTCCCCCACCCCTCCAGTCCTCTGACATCGACCATCTTTATTCCCAAACTCCCCCCTGCAAGACAAAAAATgttgagaaaaaggagaagacgggCCAGAGGTcatttggagaagatggaagagcaagaaaggaaagagaaaatacGGATAGAAAAGGCGAAATGGATTGTCGAGAAGCTAAGAGTGGTAGAAGTCCCGCCGGAATTGGTttttggaaaggatgaagatgcaaaACGGAATAAAGAGGACATGGGGGGATCGGGGctcgaggaagatgatgtgaacaacgaggaggatgatgatgccgaagaagaagacgag ATGAATCCCTCGTCTATCGCCAACATgctcgtcttctctctcgtGAACCTGCCTGAAATCTTCGACATCCTTATCAGCAACTACGAACCGGTATCACAGCCTTTATCAAAGAGAACACTGCCAGCAAATGTGTTGTGTTACTATGCGAGGTTTGCTTATCATATGTGTGAAGAGACATGGTTAGAGACTTTGATAGAAGGGGCAATTGAAAGGATCGAAGAAGGTGTATAT GAAAACATGGAGAATCTGGCGTATCTTGCTTTTTGGGCCTATAACTCTTGTGTCTTGCTACATCATCTGCGGGCGGATGAGGCGCTCCAAGAAGCATGCGATGAACTGGGTCTGTTGGCTATCTTGGAAGAGCTCATCAACGCAATACATG TGTTTGTGATACGTATAGCCGAACGCCGAATCGATACCGTTCTTGATGCTGCCATCCTCGATTATGAAACGCTTGATAATTTTAACGACATCCGTTTCGAAGGCGAATGGTCCCTGTTTCGATCGTTTGTatccaagaagaagcgcgATACGCCCAAGGTAAACAGTAATATATTCGCCGGGGTCAATGGTAGTCCCGGAGGAATGAGTGATGCGCCCGCTTCACCGATAGGGTCGACGGGACTTAAAGCACCTAACCGACCGCAATCGATGGGTGATCTAAAGACAGTGTCGAATGGGCGATTAGTCATACACGAACCCAGTGCTAATCTGGATAACAATTCGGGACCAGCTTGCATAACAGAGATTCTGTCAGGAGTGCTCGTTGTCCTTCGGCTCTACGAGGTCAACCCCGCGCTCATTGTCCAGACTTTCTCCCAAATCTATTTCTGGATTGCCTGTGAACTGTTCAACCGCATCCTCACGAGAAGGAAATACCTATGTCGATCGAAAGCTCTGCAAATTCGGGTGAACCTCACTTTCCTCGATGATTGGGTGCGCGTCAATGGCTTACCTGCCCAAACTTCTGCAAGGCATTTTGCCCCCGTATCTCAGCTCTTGCAATGGCTTCAGTGTCTTTCCCAAATCACAGAGTTTGACACTCTCATCGGTACGATGCAGAACATGAAGGCAATTAACCCGTTACAGATGCGTCGGGCTGTCCGGGAATACCGATATGAGGTCaatgaaggaaggatgTCAGACGAGTGTGCACAGTATCTTGCGCAGCTGCAAAAAGACTGGGAGAAACGAAGAGTGCAGCTTAGTATGCAGGAAGCCGAGCGCAGGAGGTCGGCTTGTGAGTGGTCAGAGGGGACTTATGGGCCTGGGATGTCGGGAAGCAGTGGATATGAGGAAAGTGCGATGTTGCTTGATGCGCTTTTTGATGGGTCAACGACGTTGGCAGACTTTGTACCTCATTCGGCTCCTGAGTCACTTGGCGAGTTGCTCGATAGCCGATATAtgcttcctttccttttaCCTGAAAATAACATCTACCTCATCGCCACCCCTCCTACCGACGCGGCGTACGCCAACCTCCatatcccttcttcaagcccCTTTGTCACTGACGCACCCACCAAACGACCTCTTTCTCATGCTAGTTATTCCTCCTCTAGAGCGATGGGTTACAAGATACCAAATATCGGGAGATTACGCGACTTGCCGCCTGATTTTTTCAAgtggatgaaagaaaaggagacagAGTTGAAGCTTGGCCGTGAACTATTGCGtgttgagaagagagcCGCTCCTGCATTGTCTCACCCGTTAGGAACTAGTCAAAAGGCGAAAGACACTACGCCTGTCCGACCGCCTCCGGAAGATAAGACTAATCTCACTCCCACCCTCACACCCACACCCACCAGCAATCGCCGGAAGAGTGGTGCTTTGgctcctctcctccctgtCGAAGGTGCCGAGCTTTCAACCACCCTTAGCATGCTCTACCCGTCTACACCGACCAAGCTGGGTGCTGGCTTACCGAGTCCTGGATTAAGATCAAGCGCGTCAATGAATGAgttgagggagaagaagccggCAGAAAGACCGTTTGAAGACATTCAAGAGGAGGCGTCAAGTCACATTAAACCAGAGAGCTatgagatgaggatgcGAACGGAAATGCTGCGAGAAAATAGCGGCGAATCGGTGTCTAGTTCGGGCTCTAAGTTGAGCAACGGTTCAGCAGCAAGTGGTGGTAGCGGGACgaaaagatggtggagaatgAGTAAAGGCGGAGAGATACCAAGTTCGGGTGTGAATGATTAG
- a CDS encoding glucose-repressible alcohol dehydrogenase transcriptional effector, with product MFYPHHQSQQSTTTSASKHHDSQDVRLPGTSSWSRHPSHPSFTPSLPMPSPSGYPPLGSGYPPPGGHHHPNVNVHSSIHGPHPSFGSGMGGNGGMGHGPGFGMGMFQNGVQTSPPRGEPVPMTSHWQTQMVRAEASRSASSPHHRARAAAISSRATNKPSAVPIVDPNTRPSSSYSTNGLHRKNASSVFNAEPTGTPPLSDPSLTPAQNPAEPATPAPGASLTESKEEEKPNEPWTGLDLGGIRLKRLSTALFSFTHVTSLYINHNALTSIPSAISSLRQLTLLDATGNELSTIPPEIGVLYKLKDLLLFDNNLTTLPFELGTLYQLECLGIDGNPMNVDYRKKLVEDGTKGLITYLRDHAPPPPPPPERQWIDLETDVDTPTSGKQESFSVLTYNILCASFAPATTYSYTPSWALDWDYRKRLLLEEIVTASADVVCLQEIDCKQYADYFYPMLKKEGYEGQHYPRSRAKTMSADEQKLVDGCATFWKEEKFHLVETQVIEFNQLALQKTDMRTEDMFNRVMSRDNIAVVAALEFRTSGGRLLVANSHIYWDHRYRDVKLVQIGMLMEELEKIVEQFSKYPVKLDTDPEYNNGKPPKYERSEKGRDIPLIMCVDLNSFSGSAVYDYLSSGSIPGDHEDFMSHLYGRYTASGLKHHLGLRSACAGIGEMKMTNFTPTFAAAIDYVFYTPRTMKVTSVLGDVDKAYLDKTVGFPNAHFPSDHIPVFTQFRIKGHPDPLPLNGDSYH from the exons ATGTTCTATCCCCATCACCAATCTCAGCAGTCCACAACCACCAGTGCCTCAAAGCACCATGACAGCCAAGACGTGAGACTTCCAGGGACGTCCTCATGGTCACGACATCCCTCACATCCTTCATTCACACCCAGTCTTCCCATGCCGTCACCTTCGGGTTACCCTCCTTTAGGCAGCGGATATCCTCCACCAGGcggacatcatcatccgaaTGTTAATGTCCACAGCAGTATTCACGGACCTCATCCGTCTTTCGGGtcggggatgggaggaaatGGTGGGATGGGACATGGACCAGGATTTGGAATGGGAATGTTCCAGAATGGCGTGCAGACGAGTCCTCCTAGAGGAGAACCCGTACCGATGACGAGTCATTGGCAGACGCAAATGGTGCGTGCTGAAGCGTCCAGGtcagcttcttcaccgCATCACCGTGCACGTGCAGCTgccatctcctcaagaGCTACCAATAAGCCTTCAGCCGTGCCCATTGTCGATCCCAATACCcgaccttcatcttcgtatAGTACTAATGGGCTGCACCGGAAAAATGCCTCATCTGTGTTCAACGCTGAACCTACCGGCACACCTCCTTTATCCGACCCTTCTCTTACTCCTGCTCAAAATCCCGCCGAACCTGCCACTCCTGCCCCCGGGGCAAGTCTGACCGAGtccaaggaggaggaaaagccCAATGAGCCTTGGACAGGTCTCGATCTCGGTGGTATACGCTTGAAACGTTTATCCACTGCCCTGTTCTCATTTACCCACGTTACATCCCTGTACATCAACCACAATGCCCTCacatccatcccatcagcaatctcttctctccgccAACTCACTCTCCTCGACGCGACAGGCAACGAACTCTCTACAATCCCTCCCGAAATCGGTGTGTTGTATAAGCTCAAGGATCTCTTGTTGTTTGACAACAACCTCACTACCCTCCCGTTTGAGCTTGGTACTTTGTATCAGCTCGAATGTTTGGGTATTGATGGAAATCCGATGAACGTCGACTATCGGAAGAAGCTCGTTGAAGATGGTACAAAAGGTCTCATCACCTATCTTCGTGATCAcgcccctcctcctcctccgcctcctgAGAGACAGTGGATTGACCTTGAAACCGATGTCGATACCCCAACGTCAGGCAAACAAGAATCCTTCTCCGTCCTCACCTACAACATCCTTTGCGCCTCATTTGCCCCCGCTACCACCTACAGCTACACTCCTTCTTGGGCTCTTGATTGGGATTACAGAAAGAGATTACTTTTAGAAGAAATCGTCACTGCCTCAGCAGATGTTGTGTGTTTGCAGGAGATTGATTGCAAACAATATGCCGACTACTTTTATCCtatgttgaagaaggagggatatGAAGGACAGCACTATCCTAGATCAAGAGCCAAGACAATGTCAGCAGATGAGCAAAAGTTGGTTGATGGTTGCGCGACTttctggaaagaagaaaa GTTCCACCTGGTGGAAACACAAGTCATCGAGTTCAATCAGCTAGCCCTTCAAAAAACAGATATGCGTACAGAAGACATGTTCAACCGTGTCATGTCGCGAGACAACATTGCCGTCGTCGCCGCTCTCGAATTCCGCACCTCTGGTGGTCGACTGCTCGTTGCCAACTCGCACATTTACTGGGACCACCGATACCGAGACGTCAAGCTTGTTCAGATTGGTATGCTCATGGAAGAGCTCGAAAAGATTGTTGAGCAATTCTCTAAATATCCCGTCAAGCTAGATACCGACCCAGAGTACAACAATGGTAAACCGCCTAAATACGAGCGTTCTGAAAAGGGCCGAGATATCCCTCTCATCATGTGTGTCGATctcaactccttctccgGTTCTGCGGTATACGACTATCTCTCCTCGGGCTCGATACCTGGTGATCACGAAGACTTTATGTCTCATCTTTACGGCCGATACACTGCTTCTGGCTTGAAACACCACCTGGGACTCCGCTCAGCTTGTGCAGGAATAGgagaaatgaagatgaccaACTTCACACCGACATTTGCCGCGGCAATTGATTATGTATTTTACACACCCCGAACAATGAAGGTGACGAGTGTGCTTGGCGATGTGGATAAGGCGTATTTGGACAAGACGGTCGGCTTCCCGAATGCGCACTTCCCTTCAGA